The proteins below come from a single Gimesia alba genomic window:
- a CDS encoding ArnT family glycosyltransferase — translation MTQLKPPSESENKQRPAAAFWYLLLACLAFVLVAAQLDCAQDLSLTGPGPGMTVDEPFNVGQGVFLVRAIRVYGLGVIAPESLREIFEHPNYLPDHPPLGRLLIGIAHETVAGVAGSDERPFVVTYGRYASAFCFACLVFVVGWFTFRRSGHTAALIAVASLVAMPRLFGHAHLAALETVTALFYVSTVLAVVYFWDTESPPTPKRACLTGLVLGLALLTKIQAVLIPIPVMIWALWKWRQKAILPLICWGGIGVLIFFVGWPWLWFDPVGHLSEYLGRTTGRAALYVEYFGSKYADRDLPWHYPWVMLLTTIPVGLLVLGSVGSTNIVRALKGSHRRPSGEILLLLSLLWPLFLFSLPGITVYDGVRLFLMVFPLVAILIGQGGALAFDWLRQRIPSKPATSVAVLLLLSQAYATLAFAPYWLSSYSLLIGGLQGANAAGMELTYWGDSITADMLQRVVQDVPENSVIQLAPLLHPAYLQMLQETPELKQKGIRLIPFESEKPVSEYVLYFQRNPYLPDTLKPQQMKVGQVIREVNHQGVALARLIRLNEVR, via the coding sequence ATGACTCAACTCAAGCCTCCTTCTGAATCTGAAAACAAACAGCGACCGGCTGCCGCGTTCTGGTATCTTCTGCTGGCCTGTCTCGCGTTTGTGCTGGTTGCGGCCCAACTTGATTGTGCACAGGATCTGAGCCTCACGGGGCCAGGGCCCGGCATGACGGTGGATGAACCCTTCAATGTCGGGCAAGGCGTGTTTCTGGTCCGGGCAATCCGGGTTTATGGGTTAGGGGTCATTGCTCCTGAAAGTCTGCGGGAAATCTTTGAACATCCCAACTATCTGCCCGATCATCCTCCCCTGGGGCGTCTGCTGATTGGCATTGCCCACGAGACCGTCGCCGGGGTTGCAGGCAGTGATGAGCGCCCGTTCGTTGTCACCTATGGCCGCTACGCGTCCGCCTTTTGTTTTGCCTGTCTCGTGTTTGTGGTAGGTTGGTTTACTTTCCGACGATCAGGACACACAGCCGCTCTGATTGCCGTTGCTTCCTTGGTCGCGATGCCACGCCTGTTTGGCCACGCGCACCTGGCGGCTCTGGAGACCGTGACCGCTCTCTTTTATGTGAGCACGGTTCTGGCTGTGGTGTACTTTTGGGATACAGAATCACCACCCACTCCCAAGCGAGCCTGTCTGACCGGGCTGGTTCTGGGGCTGGCTTTGCTGACGAAGATACAGGCCGTATTGATTCCGATTCCCGTCATGATCTGGGCGCTGTGGAAATGGCGGCAGAAAGCGATTCTTCCTTTAATCTGCTGGGGTGGTATCGGCGTTCTGATCTTCTTTGTCGGCTGGCCGTGGCTCTGGTTCGATCCTGTGGGACATCTCAGTGAATATCTTGGCAGAACCACCGGACGGGCGGCTCTCTATGTCGAATATTTCGGAAGCAAGTACGCCGACCGCGATCTGCCCTGGCATTATCCCTGGGTTATGTTGCTGACGACCATCCCTGTTGGGCTGTTGGTCCTGGGCTCTGTCGGCTCCACAAATATCGTACGTGCTTTGAAAGGGAGTCACCGTCGACCCAGCGGAGAAATATTATTACTGCTTTCTTTGCTATGGCCTCTGTTCTTGTTTTCGCTACCTGGAATTACCGTCTATGATGGCGTGCGTCTGTTTTTAATGGTCTTTCCGCTCGTAGCCATTCTTATTGGGCAGGGAGGAGCTTTGGCATTCGACTGGTTACGCCAGCGTATTCCCAGTAAACCCGCGACCAGTGTGGCGGTGCTCCTGTTATTGTCACAAGCATATGCCACTTTGGCTTTTGCTCCCTACTGGCTCAGTTCCTACAGTTTGCTGATCGGCGGGCTGCAGGGAGCGAATGCCGCGGGCATGGAGCTGACTTACTGGGGCGACTCAATTACCGCCGACATGTTACAACGGGTGGTTCAGGACGTTCCCGAAAACAGTGTTATTCAACTCGCACCACTACTTCATCCAGCTTATCTGCAAATGCTGCAGGAAACCCCGGAACTGAAACAGAAGGGGATTCGATTAATCCCCTTCGAGTCTGAGAAGCCTGTTTCAGAATATGTATTGTATTTTCAGAGAAACCCGTACCTGCCGGACACCTTGAAGCCGCAGCAAATGAAAGTGGGGCAGGTTATCAGGGAAGTCAATCACCAGGGGGTCGCCCTGGCTCGATTAATTCGCTTGAACGAGGTCCGCTGA
- a CDS encoding SMP-30/gluconolactonase/LRE family protein — MIHWQQIFVWGMAISGFAGSMVYAATPAPSGDASVVSPQSKVEELWVDKGFTEGACVDVDGIIYFSDINFAGGLGKIMAFDPATGKTTVFSADSGQSNGLMIDQKGNMLAACGANNGKQCLARITKQGKVKCIVDQFEGKKFNAPNDLVVHPKGWVYFTDPRYVGTEPLELDHMSVFRYDPKTKTVHRATTDITKPNGTVVSPDGKTLYVAETDNGVTGLEKEPPQNPKKRMTLNAFPIKKDGSLGKKKVLADFGGKETGIDGMTVDQKGNIYAAFRAESRFGIVVFSPEGKELAYIPTPTLPTNCTFGIGDDASTLYITAGSGLYRIPCKIPGFHPSLPVKK; from the coding sequence ATGATTCACTGGCAACAGATTTTTGTTTGGGGAATGGCTATTTCAGGATTCGCAGGTTCCATGGTCTATGCGGCGACACCTGCCCCCTCGGGGGATGCGTCCGTTGTCTCTCCGCAATCGAAAGTGGAAGAACTCTGGGTCGATAAAGGCTTCACTGAAGGTGCCTGCGTCGACGTGGATGGCATCATCTATTTCAGCGATATCAATTTCGCAGGCGGTCTTGGTAAGATTATGGCCTTTGATCCTGCAACGGGCAAAACCACTGTCTTCAGCGCCGATAGCGGACAAAGTAACGGTTTGATGATCGACCAGAAAGGAAACATGCTGGCGGCCTGCGGTGCCAATAATGGAAAACAATGTCTGGCCCGTATCACGAAGCAGGGAAAAGTAAAATGCATTGTTGATCAATTTGAGGGAAAGAAATTCAACGCTCCGAATGACCTGGTCGTTCACCCCAAAGGCTGGGTCTATTTCACCGACCCCCGATATGTCGGCACCGAGCCTCTGGAACTCGATCACATGAGTGTCTTCCGCTACGACCCCAAAACCAAAACGGTCCACCGAGCCACAACCGACATCACCAAGCCCAATGGGACAGTCGTATCTCCCGATGGAAAAACGCTATATGTGGCAGAAACTGACAATGGTGTCACCGGTCTTGAAAAAGAACCACCCCAAAATCCGAAAAAACGAATGACTCTGAATGCGTTTCCGATTAAAAAAGATGGATCGCTGGGTAAGAAAAAAGTACTGGCTGACTTTGGTGGGAAAGAGACCGGCATTGACGGCATGACGGTTGACCAGAAAGGCAATATCTATGCCGCCTTCCGGGCGGAGAGCCGATTTGGGATTGTCGTCTTTTCTCCCGAAGGAAAAGAACTGGCTTACATTCCGACTCCCACACTGCCAACCAATTGTACCTTTGGAATCGGCGATGATGCTTCCACGCTATATATCACCGCTGGAAGCGGTCTGTATCGAATTCCCTGCAAGATCCCCGGGTTCCACCCCTCTTTACCTGTCAAGAAATAG
- a CDS encoding MotA/TolQ/ExbB proton channel family protein, with protein sequence MINFISSPKQPSADHSDQGQCAIFSYERLSRFLLQLIMIPVISLLLFSGSAEAQERLPKFVESVNGKMVEVTDPNGPLPEDGQPIKRNTVIPSTPEDIIQEMGYFLLPFVIASIISMWFIIERLVILRSGRVIPRHFVSRFLKLLKDGKLNARSALKLCEENPSPIASVFAHGVRKWGKPSVEVEQAIIDGGERQLSQLRKHLRVINGVATVAPLMGLLGTVIGMIQAFNEIANSSAMGKAEELAVGIAMALLTTAFGLGIAIPSLIMYMYLAGRVDGLVMEMDQNAQDLVHLISAEGLASNAASRKTATASTPKAKPDKTTSKS encoded by the coding sequence ATGATCAATTTTATCAGCAGCCCAAAACAGCCTTCCGCTGATCACTCCGATCAGGGACAGTGTGCGATTTTCTCTTACGAGCGACTTTCTCGGTTTCTGCTGCAGCTCATCATGATTCCTGTGATATCGCTATTGCTGTTTTCCGGTTCTGCAGAAGCTCAGGAACGGCTACCCAAATTCGTGGAATCGGTCAATGGAAAAATGGTGGAGGTCACTGATCCCAATGGACCACTGCCTGAAGACGGCCAGCCGATCAAACGGAATACGGTCATTCCTTCCACGCCGGAAGACATCATTCAGGAGATGGGTTATTTTCTCCTGCCGTTTGTGATTGCCTCGATCATTTCCATGTGGTTTATTATTGAGCGACTGGTCATTCTCAGGTCAGGACGTGTGATCCCCCGACATTTTGTGAGCCGATTCCTGAAACTCCTGAAGGATGGGAAACTCAATGCGCGCTCCGCACTGAAACTCTGCGAAGAAAATCCGAGCCCCATAGCCTCGGTCTTTGCGCACGGTGTTCGCAAGTGGGGCAAACCCAGTGTCGAAGTCGAACAGGCCATCATCGATGGCGGCGAGCGACAACTCTCGCAACTCCGCAAACACTTGCGCGTCATCAATGGCGTGGCTACCGTAGCCCCCCTGATGGGTCTGCTGGGAACCGTCATCGGTATGATTCAGGCATTCAATGAAATTGCCAACAGTAGCGCAATGGGCAAAGCCGAAGAGCTGGCTGTCGGAATTGCGATGGCCCTGTTAACAACGGCCTTCGGTCTGGGAATCGCGATCCCCTCGCTCATCATGTATATGTACCTGGCAGGCCGCGTGGATGGACTGGTCATGGAAATGGACCAAAATGCACAAGACTTAGTGCATCTCATCTCGGCGGAAGGCCTGGCATCCAATGCCGCCAGCCGCAAAACAGCCACTGCGTCGACTCCCAAAGCCAAACCGGATAAAACGACGAGTAAGTCGTAA
- a CDS encoding MIP/aquaporin family protein encodes MQKYYAEIFGTFILLFSGAGAIVTNQVSGGTVTHVGIALVFGMVVTSVIYAIGEISGAHINPAVTIAFWVARRFPGKEVIPYIICQVIGALAACLLLKLTFPSLANYGMTLPAGSDMQSLILELVLTWMLMFVVLCVSTGAKETGILAGVAIGSVIALEAMFAGPICGASMNPARSLAPALVSGNLNSLWLYFVGPIAGAILAVPSLWLVRNHHNQAPADETPDQLES; translated from the coding sequence ATGCAGAAATACTATGCGGAAATTTTTGGCACCTTTATCCTGCTATTTTCGGGTGCAGGTGCCATCGTCACAAATCAGGTCTCTGGGGGAACAGTCACCCATGTCGGGATTGCCCTTGTCTTTGGGATGGTGGTTACTTCGGTAATTTATGCGATTGGTGAAATCTCCGGCGCGCATATCAATCCAGCAGTCACAATCGCGTTCTGGGTCGCACGACGTTTTCCCGGGAAAGAGGTGATTCCTTATATTATCTGTCAGGTGATCGGCGCACTGGCAGCGTGCCTGTTATTAAAACTGACTTTCCCAAGCTTGGCCAATTATGGCATGACGCTTCCTGCCGGGAGTGACATGCAATCGCTGATTTTGGAACTCGTTTTGACCTGGATGCTGATGTTCGTCGTGTTGTGCGTGAGTACGGGCGCGAAGGAAACCGGGATTCTGGCCGGAGTCGCCATCGGCTCGGTGATCGCGCTGGAAGCGATGTTTGCTGGTCCGATCTGCGGTGCCTCCATGAACCCGGCCCGTTCATTAGCCCCGGCGCTGGTCAGCGGAAACCTGAACTCGCTCTGGCTCTATTTTGTCGGCCCTATTGCCGGTGCAATCCTGGCGGTCCCTTCCCTGTGGCTGGTCCGCAATCATCACAATCAGGCTCCTGCGGATGAGACTCCAGACCAATTGGAATCGTGA
- a CDS encoding phytanoyl-CoA dioxygenase family protein has protein sequence MAESKEFQAVPQEEDLSQIERDLKFYPSTTTNPALLYVEQIEQFNRDGYLRSLRIFDDQEVAENREYFDRLLETVIAAGGNSYSISTAHMKYGKVYDLLTHPKIVAYVKDLLGENLVAWGSHFFCKMPHDGKSVAWHQDASYWPLSPSKAVTVWLAIDNADPENANMRFIAGSHHHGHMTYRPSGSHEDNVLNQTIDNPEQYGSPIDDSLQAGEISIHSDLLLHGSEANESDRRRCGLTLRYCATDVRAGMDWNAKGVIVSGSDPSGHWLNPARPEND, from the coding sequence ATGGCTGAATCGAAAGAATTCCAGGCAGTTCCTCAGGAAGAAGACTTGTCTCAAATTGAGCGTGATCTGAAGTTCTACCCTTCCACAACCACGAACCCGGCGCTGTTATACGTTGAGCAGATCGAGCAATTCAATCGGGACGGTTATCTGCGCAGTCTTCGCATTTTCGATGATCAGGAAGTAGCGGAGAATCGAGAGTACTTTGACCGTCTACTGGAAACTGTCATCGCAGCCGGCGGGAACAGCTATTCCATCAGCACCGCCCACATGAAGTATGGCAAAGTCTACGATCTGCTGACGCATCCCAAAATTGTGGCGTACGTGAAAGATCTGCTGGGAGAAAATCTGGTCGCCTGGGGTTCGCATTTCTTTTGTAAGATGCCTCATGATGGAAAATCGGTTGCCTGGCATCAGGATGCCAGCTATTGGCCTTTGTCTCCTTCGAAGGCGGTCACCGTCTGGCTGGCCATCGATAATGCCGACCCTGAAAATGCCAACATGCGATTCATTGCCGGCAGCCATCATCACGGACATATGACCTATCGTCCGAGTGGCTCACATGAAGACAACGTGCTCAATCAGACGATTGATAATCCCGAGCAATATGGTTCCCCGATTGACGACTCGCTGCAAGCGGGCGAAATTTCTATTCACTCCGATCTGCTGCTCCACGGTTCCGAAGCGAACGAGTCAGACCGCAGACGCTGTGGTTTGACACTCCGGTATTGTGCCACCGACGTCCGCGCCGGCATGGACTGGAACGCCAAAGGAGTAATTGTGTCTGGTTCTGATCCGTCCGGTCACTGGCTTAACCCTGCCCGTCCTGAAAACGATTAA
- a CDS encoding HAD family hydrolase yields the protein MAQSLQEYADWLANRDDLIWPVAPELVTPKATPFLKPLRGITAVTFSVYGTLLHISDGYLLFDHEQQLRMQIALDKTIKEFNMWNSMSRKPGAPWEYMLSQYRNLLEDQQISQKVPKGEKPEINSVELWKQLIVRLQKNEYTFDESFYGSLDEFSLKVAYFFHASLQGQQPMPEALATLSQLSARGKKVALFADAQPFTLVHVLRGLSSQGTLPPLAELFTQECFCLSYREGVRKPSASLYEKMIDRFEQLNISPQEILHVGTRIHDDLAVAKRFGIKTALFAGDSLSMRASKEEVRDPDLKPDRLITNLSQLAEILD from the coding sequence ATGGCGCAGTCTCTTCAAGAATATGCTGATTGGTTAGCCAATCGTGATGATCTCATCTGGCCAGTCGCTCCCGAACTGGTAACGCCGAAAGCCACCCCCTTTTTAAAACCCTTAAGGGGAATCACTGCAGTCACATTCAGTGTCTACGGAACATTGCTGCATATTTCTGATGGTTACCTGCTGTTTGATCATGAACAGCAACTGCGAATGCAGATCGCCCTCGATAAAACAATCAAAGAATTCAATATGTGGAACAGTATGTCACGCAAACCGGGGGCTCCCTGGGAATACATGCTGTCCCAATATCGAAACCTGTTGGAAGACCAGCAGATTTCACAAAAAGTACCAAAAGGAGAGAAACCGGAAATCAACTCCGTCGAACTCTGGAAACAACTGATCGTTCGTCTGCAGAAAAATGAATATACGTTCGATGAATCATTTTATGGAAGCCTGGACGAGTTCAGCCTGAAAGTCGCTTACTTCTTCCATGCCTCCCTTCAGGGGCAGCAGCCGATGCCCGAGGCACTGGCCACACTCAGCCAGTTAAGCGCGCGTGGCAAAAAAGTCGCGCTGTTTGCTGATGCACAGCCTTTCACTCTGGTTCACGTATTGCGAGGATTGAGCTCGCAAGGTACACTGCCGCCGCTTGCCGAACTCTTCACCCAGGAATGTTTTTGTCTATCCTACCGTGAAGGGGTCCGCAAACCATCGGCTTCGCTTTACGAAAAAATGATCGATCGTTTCGAGCAGTTAAATATTTCGCCGCAGGAAATTCTGCATGTCGGGACCCGAATCCATGATGATCTGGCGGTCGCGAAACGTTTTGGTATCAAAACGGCTTTATTTGCTGGTGATTCCCTCAGTATGCGGGCCAGTAAAGAAGAAGTCAGAGATCCGGACCTGAAACCTGACAGATTGATCACCAATTTAAGCCAATTAGCGGAAATCCTCGATTAA
- a CDS encoding helix-turn-helix domain-containing protein gives MKTIFTTGQVAKICKVAPRTVSKWFDSGRLRGYRIPGSQDRRIPREHLIRFLKEHGMPLGELEDEAMGKLLLVGADTQVRASLDDLMATEDFKIEYAVSGFEAGIQAESLHPDCVIVDFAMGRNEALMIAQNLRRNKDYTDSVLIALLSDEDNASGFDRTLFNETFRKPFDAALLAERIRTLVGRKKQIA, from the coding sequence ATGAAAACGATCTTCACTACTGGCCAAGTAGCAAAGATCTGTAAGGTTGCACCCCGCACGGTTAGTAAGTGGTTCGACTCGGGACGCCTGAGAGGATACCGGATTCCCGGTTCTCAGGACCGACGAATCCCACGTGAGCACCTTATTCGATTTCTTAAAGAACACGGTATGCCATTGGGCGAACTGGAAGATGAAGCCATGGGCAAATTGCTGCTCGTTGGGGCTGACACTCAGGTTCGAGCAAGTCTTGATGACCTGATGGCCACGGAAGACTTCAAAATTGAATACGCCGTTAGTGGTTTTGAAGCTGGTATCCAGGCTGAATCATTACACCCTGATTGTGTAATTGTTGATTTTGCTATGGGGCGAAATGAAGCTCTGATGATCGCTCAAAACCTGCGACGTAACAAAGACTACACAGACTCTGTTCTGATTGCTCTGCTTAGCGATGAAGATAACGCCAGCGGATTCGACAGAACTTTGTTCAACGAAACTTTCCGGAAACCATTTGACGCTGCATTACTGGCCGAACGGATTCGGACCTTGGTTGGACGTAAAAAGCAAATCGCCTAA
- a CDS encoding tetratricopeptide repeat protein, which yields MMIHRIQLSILSDLHLNRLCLIALVLALLPASFAQADKASDEFQLAIGLYKQNRWELATETFQKYLKNYPTHENVPLAKFYLGLTLVNQQKYKEARDVLRDYAKQYPKNKNLPDALYRIAECSYLLDDLDSAEKEFTDFLKLYPNHALEEWAYPYFGDVMLRRGNAELAIKSFQRSLERHPKGAMSEDSQFGLASAYLRNKQPDEAEKRFKEIAGKKNHSRASDAQMSLATSLFDRGQFQEAAKAFLELPVKFPESPLGITARLNAGYAFYDLREYAKAIEQFEIVAKDPKQAANALYWKGVSLKGAGQLTDAITAFEQALKSNPTPQQKELTNYQLADALLRSGKPAAAKTLFLELVKQSPKSDLADDSLHFAVEAAMLTDQLAEAEQLAGQFEKAYPQSGLRLHQELLKGRIRDAKGKPEDLKAALNHFQTVLDQTKLENTRLLARLYLARTYQKLKEYDKSIQVLESYLKDPKTDKASSEYADALILQSNSFNSLQKYAEAESLSKEYLKQFPDEVRFNQILANLIIITDKNEKPKEVDQYLKQLQTRKPDADLLIQTYRQLAERNYEKKQWERSKIFFEEIVKLGSDSPEYPAGLSGLAWSEFQLGENQQAAAHFEQFVKEFPKSPLAAEATYMQGRSLESNKQLEAAVAVYQKTLAQFAPSRYAMLAGLQAARTLFQLNKIDDVNKAYETLLEKFPKADNLDKILDEWALINYEAEQFEQSDAIFRRLVKETPESDLADNARLSLAESDLIAGKLEAAAKSFDELQASPKSDEKVQQVSLYRLIEINLELQKWDQVEKFSKALLKRFPKNEYVAFAQFHQAEAALYQNQVEAAQKELLKLVDGKKTEKLGQEPWYPRVWVLLAETYFRQKKYDEVQQTVDRFRSWDSKSPFLYQADEVLGRSLKNQAKFAEARKVFQQIIDSENGRRTETAAKCQFLLAETLMIQEKFKEALLAYLQVDIQYKFPEWQAPALFQAGTCHEALNEWAQALKTYQDFLKRFPEHELVPRVKERLKAVQAQINKKQ from the coding sequence ATGATGATTCACCGTATCCAGCTCTCCATTTTATCTGACTTGCATTTAAACAGACTCTGTCTGATTGCCCTGGTTCTGGCCTTACTTCCTGCTTCGTTCGCGCAGGCGGATAAAGCCTCTGATGAATTTCAGCTGGCCATCGGACTCTATAAACAAAACCGCTGGGAACTGGCGACGGAGACCTTTCAGAAATATCTGAAAAATTATCCGACGCATGAGAATGTCCCTCTGGCGAAATTTTATCTCGGCCTGACACTCGTCAATCAGCAGAAATACAAGGAAGCCCGGGACGTTCTGCGGGATTATGCCAAGCAGTATCCCAAAAACAAAAACCTGCCCGATGCGCTCTACCGCATCGCGGAATGCAGTTATCTGCTGGATGATCTGGACTCGGCGGAAAAGGAATTCACAGACTTTCTCAAACTGTATCCCAATCATGCTTTGGAAGAATGGGCCTATCCCTATTTTGGCGATGTGATGCTCAGGCGTGGCAACGCCGAACTGGCAATCAAAAGTTTTCAGAGATCTCTGGAGCGGCACCCCAAAGGGGCCATGTCCGAAGACTCACAATTCGGTCTCGCGTCTGCGTATTTGCGGAACAAACAGCCTGACGAAGCAGAAAAGCGATTCAAAGAAATCGCTGGCAAAAAAAATCATTCTCGTGCCAGCGACGCACAGATGTCATTAGCAACATCGCTGTTTGATCGTGGACAATTTCAGGAAGCGGCCAAGGCTTTTCTGGAACTACCGGTGAAGTTTCCGGAGAGTCCTTTGGGAATCACAGCCCGGCTGAATGCCGGGTACGCGTTTTACGATCTGCGTGAATACGCAAAAGCCATCGAACAGTTTGAAATCGTCGCCAAAGATCCGAAACAGGCTGCAAATGCTCTGTATTGGAAAGGGGTCAGCCTGAAGGGAGCCGGTCAACTCACTGATGCGATTACCGCCTTTGAACAGGCGCTCAAATCAAACCCGACTCCCCAACAAAAAGAATTAACAAACTACCAACTGGCCGACGCTTTGTTACGTTCCGGGAAACCGGCGGCTGCCAAAACCTTATTCCTCGAACTGGTAAAGCAATCGCCCAAGAGCGATCTCGCCGACGACAGTCTGCATTTTGCCGTTGAAGCCGCCATGCTGACAGATCAACTGGCAGAAGCCGAGCAACTGGCGGGACAGTTTGAAAAAGCGTATCCCCAAAGCGGTCTGCGACTGCACCAGGAACTACTCAAAGGCCGCATCCGCGATGCCAAAGGTAAGCCAGAAGATCTTAAGGCAGCACTGAATCACTTCCAGACGGTGTTAGATCAAACGAAGCTCGAAAATACCCGACTGCTGGCCCGGCTTTATCTGGCACGCACATATCAGAAATTAAAAGAGTATGACAAGTCGATTCAAGTTCTGGAGTCGTATTTAAAAGATCCAAAAACTGACAAAGCATCAAGCGAATATGCCGACGCGCTGATTCTGCAGAGTAACAGTTTTAATTCACTGCAGAAGTATGCCGAAGCAGAATCGCTTTCAAAAGAATATCTGAAACAATTTCCCGATGAAGTCCGATTTAATCAGATCCTGGCAAATCTGATCATCATCACCGACAAAAATGAAAAGCCGAAAGAAGTCGATCAGTACCTCAAGCAATTGCAGACACGAAAGCCGGACGCCGATCTGCTCATTCAAACGTATCGCCAGTTAGCAGAACGAAACTACGAGAAAAAGCAGTGGGAACGGTCTAAAATATTCTTCGAGGAAATCGTCAAGCTCGGTTCGGATTCACCGGAATATCCGGCTGGCCTTTCCGGCTTGGCGTGGAGTGAATTTCAACTGGGTGAAAATCAACAGGCGGCTGCTCACTTTGAACAGTTTGTCAAAGAATTTCCCAAAAGCCCGCTCGCTGCTGAAGCGACCTATATGCAAGGTCGCAGCCTGGAAAGCAACAAGCAGCTGGAGGCAGCAGTCGCCGTGTATCAAAAAACATTAGCGCAATTTGCTCCTTCACGTTACGCGATGCTGGCTGGCTTGCAGGCAGCACGCACCCTGTTTCAGTTAAATAAAATCGATGACGTCAACAAAGCCTACGAAACACTGCTGGAAAAATTTCCTAAAGCAGACAACCTGGACAAGATCCTGGATGAATGGGCGTTAATCAATTACGAAGCAGAACAGTTTGAACAGTCGGATGCGATCTTTCGACGCCTGGTAAAAGAAACCCCTGAGAGTGATCTGGCCGACAATGCCCGGTTGAGCCTGGCGGAAAGTGATTTAATCGCCGGCAAGCTGGAAGCAGCAGCGAAATCATTTGACGAATTGCAGGCTTCACCCAAGTCCGATGAAAAGGTACAGCAGGTGTCCCTGTATCGGCTAATCGAAATCAATCTGGAACTGCAAAAATGGGATCAGGTTGAAAAATTTTCGAAAGCATTACTCAAGCGATTTCCCAAGAACGAATACGTGGCGTTTGCCCAATTCCATCAGGCCGAGGCGGCCCTCTATCAAAATCAGGTGGAAGCCGCCCAGAAGGAATTATTGAAACTGGTCGATGGCAAGAAAACAGAGAAACTGGGACAGGAACCCTGGTACCCGCGCGTCTGGGTGCTGTTAGCAGAAACCTATTTCCGTCAGAAAAAATATGACGAAGTCCAACAAACGGTTGATCGGTTCCGCAGTTGGGATTCGAAAAGCCCCTTTCTGTATCAGGCGGATGAAGTACTCGGACGCAGTTTGAAAAATCAGGCAAAATTTGCAGAGGCCCGCAAGGTCTTTCAGCAGATTATCGATTCCGAAAATGGCAGACGCACCGAAACCGCAGCCAAGTGCCAGTTCTTACTGGCGGAAACCCTGATGATTCAGGAAAAGTTCAAGGAAGCACTCCTGGCATATCTGCAAGTCGATATCCAGTATAAATTTCCCGAATGGCAGGCCCCGGCCCTGTTTCAGGCGGGGACGTGCCACGAAGCGCTGAACGAATGGGCTCAGGCGTTAAAAACATATCAGGACTTCCTGAAGCGTTTCCCTGAACATGAACTGGTACCTCGCGTCAAAGAACGCCTAAAGGCTGTTCAGGCTCAAATCAACAAGAAACAATAG